The Apium graveolens cultivar Ventura chromosome 11, ASM990537v1, whole genome shotgun sequence genome has a window encoding:
- the LOC141695149 gene encoding uncharacterized protein LOC141695149: MGMFLFPRNLSIVVSKVIYELGILQNQVLLRNNCFSRVHHSASLAMVNADDMFDVMPVTERKVDNYVAVQRNDLIRDYLVRRRGRKLFLMVGRVIKTLNWNAARQISFLNCKKHYGFERTMNHFRTIVHIFALAGMQNEVFIFLGDIVYHYRDSNLDMSCFFIDFLDSTIDASSSTILSDALIKVFASNSMLENAVNVFTQTKEIGLVPHIFSCNFLLKCLAEAGMVDYMLSLFDEIRNTGPTPCAYTYTIIMSYYCKGEMANMETATDILEVMEKSGIEPSVVTNGVYISGLCRAGVHELAVDYIRRLRCRNQPLNTYCFNAVIHSFCEKGKIYEAWRVLEEMKSYGVQPDLGSYSILIDGFCRNRNLEKGFALIKDMECTGIKPSPICYSALLVALCNIGHTDTLVNIFYNPADCGYHFDHHSYDILIRMSCMQGDSEYDPKLMEEMTRNNLNPNRSFIEETCKLVLESTSFNFFKIMEEVGVYPDIVTCNSITLRYCNEGRLKEALQFLNEMYERDIIPNKYTYNEVINRLCKEGEPGRALQLVAVMLKRNVSLGVVLYSTLLDGYAKQLDYKEVFMLYEKMVQTGITPDRVTYTILVHTFSARCKMREACKLLNEMIIKGMNPDTVTYTSVISGFSKAGDMKEAFKIFTEMSQRGHAPCVVTYTCLIDGYCKAQRIDDADMLVDVMRSRKIALDSVTYRILIDSYYRLGKVDRARELFCEMKNTSCPRGYDFQMAWKKYIRSQRRLNIIQNFRGS, encoded by the coding sequence ATGGGTATGTTCCTTTTCCCCAGAAATTTGTCCATTGTGGTTTCTAAGGTTATATATGAACTGGGTATTCTTCAAAATCAAGTCTTGTTGAGGAATAATTGCTTTTCTAGGGTGCATCATAGTGCTTCTTTGGCAATGGTGAATGCTGATGATATGTTTGATGTAATGCCTGTTACAGAAAGGAAAGTGGATAATTATGTAGCAGTGCAAAGGAATGATTTAATAAGAGATTATTTGGTAAGGCGACGAGGGCGCAAACTGTTTTTGATGGTTGGTAGAGTAATTAAAACATTGAATTGGAATGCTGCAAGACAAATTAGTTTTTTGAATTGTAAGAAGCATTATGGTTTTGAGAGAACGATGAATCACTTCAGGACTATTGTACATATATTTGCGTTGGCAGGAATGCAAAATGAAGTGTTTATTTTTCTTGGAGATATTGTCTACCATTATCGAGATTCGAACTTGGATATGTCTTGTTTTTTCATTGACTTTCTAGATTCGACTATTGATGCTTCTAGTTCGACTATTTTATCAGATGCACTGATTAAGGTTTTTGCATCGAATTCCATGCTTGAAAATGCAGTTAATGTGTTTACGCAGACTAAGGAAATAGGACTTGTGCCACATATTTTCTCCTGCAATTTTTTGCTGAAGTGTTTGGCAGAAGCAGGCATGGTGGATTATATGTTATCTTTGTTTGATGAGATAAGAAACACCGGACCTACACCTTGTGCCTATACATATACGATTATTATGAGCTATTACTGTAAAGGGGAAATGGCGAATATGGAAACAGCCACAGATATACTCGAGGTGATGGAGAAGAGTGGGATTGAACCAAGTGTTGTGACAAATGGCGTATATATATCTGGACTCTGTAGAGCCGGAGTTCATGAACTTGCAGTAGATTACATACGTAGACTAAGATGCAGGAATCAGCCTCTCAATACTTACTGTTTTAATGCTGTTATTCATAGTTTTTGTGAAAAAGGTAAAATATATGAAGCTTGGAGGGTCTTGGAAGAGATGAAGAGCTATGGAGTTCAACCAGATTTGGGTAGTTATAGCATACTAATCGATGGTTTTTGCAGAAACAGAAATCTTGAAAAAGGTTTTGCTTTAATCAAAGATATGGAATGTACTGGCATAAAACCATCACCTATATGCTACAGTGCGCTTCTAGTAGCTCTTTGCAATATTGGACACACAGATACCTTGGTCAACATATTTTACAACCCTGCTGATTGTGGTTATCACTTTGACCATCATTCGTATGATATCTTGATCCGTATGAGTTGTATGCAAGGTGATTCAGAATATGACCCAAAACTTATGGAGGAGATGACGAGAAATAATTTGAATCCTAATAGAAGTTTCATTGAGGAAACTTGCAAGCTCGTTTTGGAGAGTActtcttttaatttttttaaaatcatgGAAGAAGTAGGTGTATATCCTGATATAGTGACTTGCAATTCTATTACTCTGAGGTACTGCAATGAAGGGCGTCTAAAGGAAGCTTTGCAATTTTTAAACGAGATGTATGAGCGAGACATTATTCCTAACAAGTATACCTACAATGAAGTTATAAACAGGCTTTGCAAAGAAGGTGAACCGGGAAGAGCTTTGCAGCTTGTCGCTGTAATGCTTAAGAGGAATGTATCCCTTGGTGTTGTTCTTTATAGTACCTTGTTGGATGGTTATGCTAAACAACTAGATTACAAAGAGGTCTTCATGTTATATGAAAAGATGGTGCAAACTGGGATTACTCCCGACAGAGTTACATATACGATTCTCGTACATACATTTTCTGCTAGGTGTAAAATGCGTGAAGCTTGTAAGCTACTGAACGAAATGATTATAAAGGGAATGAATCCAGACACGGTTACTTATACATCAGTTATATCAGGGTTCAGCAAAGCTGGAGACATGAAAGAGGCttttaaaattttcacagaaatgTCACAAAGAGGTCATGCACCTTGCGTTGTTACTTATACATGTCTTATTGATGGATATTGTAAGGCACAGCGTATTGATGATGCTGATATGTTGGTTGATGTTATGAGAAGCAGGAAAATTGCTCTCGATTCAGTCACTTACAGAATTCTGATTGATAGTTATTATAGGCTGGGGAAGGTAGATAGAGCTCGTGAACTGTTTTGTGAAATGAAAAACACGAGCTGTCCTAGAGGATACGATTTTCAAATGGCATGGAAGAAATACATTCGCAGTCAGAGAAGGCTTAATATAATACAAAACTTTAGAGGATCTTAA